The following proteins come from a genomic window of Dongia rigui:
- a CDS encoding cysteine hydrolase family protein, translated as MTDHARLPLSARSQHIVVDMQEVFATNPQWGFAGIYEIVPAISRLAKAKPKNTLWTRFISAHSAEEAEGAWAALYRMWPGATLSAGAQMDILADLLPLTDPTAVFDKPTYSSFHSAALVAELKRRQADTLILSGVETDVCVLGTLMEAVDRGYFVVLPTDALTSSDPDGHRQILDVIPRRLKSQVFCATVDEILEQWS; from the coding sequence GTGACCGACCACGCCAGGCTTCCGCTCAGCGCCCGCAGCCAGCATATCGTCGTCGACATGCAGGAAGTGTTTGCGACCAACCCGCAATGGGGCTTTGCCGGCATCTATGAGATCGTGCCGGCGATCTCGCGCCTTGCCAAGGCGAAGCCGAAGAACACGCTTTGGACGCGCTTCATCTCCGCCCATTCAGCCGAGGAAGCGGAAGGGGCCTGGGCTGCGCTCTATCGCATGTGGCCCGGGGCGACGCTTTCCGCCGGCGCGCAAATGGACATCCTCGCCGATCTGCTGCCGCTCACTGATCCCACGGCTGTTTTCGACAAGCCGACCTATTCATCCTTCCACAGCGCAGCGCTGGTCGCCGAGCTGAAACGCCGCCAGGCCGACACATTGATTCTGTCCGGCGTCGAAACCGATGTCTGCGTCCTGGGGACGCTGATGGAAGCTGTCGATCGCGGCTATTTCGTGGTCCTGCCGACCGATGCGCTGACCAGCAGCGATCCCGACGGTCATCGCCAGATTCTCGACGTCATCCCACGGCGCCTCAAATCTCAAGTCTTCTGCGCCACCGTCGATGAAATCCTGGAGCAATGGTCATGA
- a CDS encoding ABC transporter ATP-binding protein: protein MSEVAVNGAAKHYGPVAALDGVDLTFADGEFFGLLGPSGSGKTTLLRSIAGFIELDAGEIRIDGTDISRIPVHRRNIGMVFQNYALFPHMNVAENVAFGLDVRNVPAAEIQQRVAESLDLVQLRGYEARRPKQLSGGQQQRVALARALVTRPKVLLLDEPLSALDKHLRQEMQVELRRIQRQIGITTIFVTHDQEEALTLSDRVAIFNKGQVVQAGAPRTVYQWPVNRFAAGFLGEANFLEGKVVGVLGHEARVAMPDGSEIVVTHQGIANGANVLVALRPEKISIEPGGSQAPRLNRVIGRVQAAIFSGSSLTYRISVGDRLFVVFEQNKNRAPLPEQSAVTLEWETADNVVVQP, encoded by the coding sequence ATGAGTGAAGTTGCCGTCAATGGCGCGGCCAAACATTATGGCCCGGTCGCAGCATTGGATGGGGTCGACCTGACCTTCGCCGATGGCGAATTCTTCGGCCTGCTGGGACCCTCCGGTTCCGGCAAGACCACCTTGCTGCGCTCGATCGCCGGCTTCATCGAACTCGATGCCGGCGAGATCCGCATCGATGGCACCGACATTTCCCGCATCCCGGTGCACCGGCGCAATATCGGCATGGTGTTCCAGAATTACGCGCTTTTCCCGCATATGAATGTGGCCGAGAACGTGGCCTTCGGGCTCGACGTGCGCAATGTGCCAGCGGCTGAGATCCAGCAGCGTGTCGCCGAGAGTCTCGACCTCGTGCAGCTTCGCGGCTACGAAGCGCGCCGACCCAAGCAGCTCTCCGGCGGCCAGCAGCAACGCGTGGCACTCGCGCGGGCACTGGTGACGCGGCCCAAGGTGCTGCTGCTCGACGAGCCGCTCTCGGCGCTCGACAAGCACCTGAGACAAGAAATGCAGGTGGAACTCAGGCGCATCCAGCGCCAGATCGGCATCACCACCATTTTCGTGACCCACGACCAGGAAGAGGCGCTGACCCTTTCCGACCGCGTCGCCATCTTCAACAAGGGCCAGGTCGTGCAGGCGGGTGCGCCGCGCACCGTCTATCAATGGCCGGTCAACCGCTTTGCCGCCGGCTTCCTGGGCGAGGCCAATTTCCTGGAAGGAAAAGTGGTGGGCGTGCTGGGTCACGAGGCGCGCGTCGCCATGCCGGATGGCAGCGAGATCGTGGTCACCCATCAGGGCATCGCCAATGGTGCCAATGTGCTGGTGGCCCTGCGTCCGGAAAAGATCAGCATCGAACCCGGCGGCAGCCAGGCGCCGCGCCTCAACCGCGTCATCGGACGCGTCCAGGCGGCGATCTTCTCAGGCTCCAGCCTCACCTACCGCATCAGCGTCGGCGACCGGCTCTTCGTCGTGTTCGAGCAGAACAAGAACCGGGCACCGCTGCCGGAGCAAAGCGCCGTTACCCTGGAATGGGAAACGGCCGACAATGTCGTGGTGCAACCGTGA
- a CDS encoding ABC transporter permease, with protein MKRLLDGGIRFYLLLVLVFLYLPILVMALFAFNKSPLYALPFEFDLVWFKALAENDKLLKAGLNSLLIALANTVIATSFGTMAAVAFGRYTFRGKTLLQGLLFPPIAIPWLVIGTAMLVFFFWTAKAMGVPGMARGLHAILLGHVALSLPYVIFVVGARLNDYPKALEEAAATLGATPWQVFRRVSVPILAPGVVAAALFAFAVSFDQFVISYFLAPPGVTTLPVEIYTSIRKGFTPEINAISTIIIAVSMGLMLIVARFYRFGGERSGNE; from the coding sequence ATGAAGCGGCTTCTCGACGGCGGCATCCGCTTCTATCTCCTCCTGGTGCTGGTCTTCCTCTATTTGCCGATCCTGGTGATGGCGCTCTTCGCCTTCAACAAATCACCGCTCTACGCGCTGCCTTTCGAATTCGACCTGGTCTGGTTCAAGGCGCTGGCTGAAAACGACAAGCTGCTGAAGGCCGGCCTCAACAGCCTGCTCATAGCGCTGGCCAATACGGTGATCGCCACCTCGTTCGGTACCATGGCGGCGGTGGCCTTTGGCCGCTACACCTTCCGCGGCAAGACCCTGCTGCAGGGATTGCTGTTCCCGCCCATTGCCATTCCATGGCTGGTCATCGGTACGGCGATGCTGGTGTTCTTCTTCTGGACGGCGAAGGCCATGGGGGTGCCCGGCATGGCGCGCGGCCTCCACGCCATTCTGCTGGGCCACGTGGCGCTGTCGCTTCCCTATGTGATCTTCGTCGTGGGTGCGCGCCTCAATGATTATCCCAAGGCGCTGGAGGAAGCAGCGGCGACGCTGGGGGCGACACCCTGGCAGGTCTTCCGCCGCGTCTCGGTACCGATCCTGGCGCCGGGCGTCGTGGCGGCAGCGCTCTTTGCCTTTGCCGTCTCCTTCGACCAGTTCGTTATCTCATACTTCCTGGCCCCGCCCGGCGTCACGACCTTGCCGGTCGAGATCTATACCTCGATCCGCAAGGGCTTCACGCCGGAAATCAACGCCATCTCGACCATCATCATCGCGGTTTCGATGGGGTTGATGCTGATCGTGGCCAGGTTCTATCGCTTTGGTGGGGAAAGATCCGGAAATGAGTGA
- a CDS encoding ABC transporter permease, with product MTPTTRTRWAILTLTGPAYLWLACTIFLPLLAMLALSFLDKSPLIPKPASFTLDNYRAYFTKGFYWPLTMWSVQLGLWVTLFCLLIGYPAAYALAKRIKGRWREAIFLLIVLPFWSNALVRIFSWTMVLRSNGIVDMSVQAMFPGAPTFDLLYSYPAVIIGLTHSYLPYMILTCYIALQAIDDSLIEAGRSLGATAFTTFWRVVLPLSLPGIISGAALIFVPVIGSFMEPRILGGTKGATLGMNIEEQFTVTANWPLGSALSFILLAIVLIIFGLLYPFLRKQGGNA from the coding sequence ATGACACCGACGACGCGCACACGCTGGGCCATTTTGACCCTCACCGGGCCGGCCTATCTGTGGCTCGCCTGCACGATTTTCCTGCCGCTTCTGGCCATGCTGGCCTTGAGCTTCCTTGATAAGTCGCCGCTCATTCCGAAGCCGGCCAGTTTCACGCTCGACAATTACCGTGCCTATTTCACCAAGGGCTTCTACTGGCCGCTGACCATGTGGTCGGTACAGTTGGGCTTGTGGGTTACCTTGTTCTGCCTGCTCATCGGCTATCCGGCGGCCTATGCGCTGGCCAAGCGCATCAAGGGGCGCTGGCGCGAGGCGATCTTCCTCCTCATCGTGCTGCCCTTCTGGTCGAACGCTCTGGTGCGCATCTTCTCCTGGACCATGGTGCTGCGCTCGAACGGCATCGTCGATATGAGCGTCCAGGCGATGTTCCCGGGGGCACCCACCTTCGATCTTCTCTACAGCTATCCGGCCGTCATCATCGGCCTCACGCATTCATATCTCCCTTACATGATCCTCACCTGCTACATCGCCTTGCAGGCGATCGATGACAGCCTCATCGAGGCTGGGCGGTCGCTCGGCGCCACGGCATTCACGACGTTCTGGCGCGTGGTGCTGCCGTTGAGCCTGCCCGGCATCATTTCGGGCGCTGCCCTCATCTTCGTGCCGGTCATCGGTTCGTTCATGGAACCCCGCATCCTCGGCGGCACCAAGGGGGCGACACTCGGCATGAATATCGAAGAGCAGTTCACCGTGACGGCCAATTGGCCGCTGGGCTCGGCCTTGTCCTTCATCCTGCTCGCCATCGTGCTGATCATCTTCGGGCTGCTCTATCCCTTCCTTCGCAAGCAGGGAGGCAATGCATGA
- a CDS encoding ABC transporter substrate-binding protein, with translation MTGKMRGLNAGLGTVSRRKFVAGASALALGAGVAPFVSRLAMAAGEVKVLNWQGYGTDEKWALEIFKKATGLDVVHDYYNSESEMITKLQTNPGTYDVIVTNSAWNDRASELGVIQPIDTAQISHYGDLNPAFRDSPLLEADGKVYGVSWVWGITAIGYSTEVFKEAPKSLETLWDSKLAKRVSFRDDAIEAVSFGAIATGQDMNHPKDLAKVKEKLLALKPNIAMLWTSEDEWNKSFQAKTFDISVYWSGSALRSKNNFKLPVGFVVPDEGAVGWFDGLAIGKDAPNAEGAHKFIDFMIDPTFYVEWATKIGAPASANNAAMAAMPEGDDKTLYSDQAAIKRLQFMAPLTDKERQDFSDLWTEVKTEFAK, from the coding sequence ATGACTGGGAAGATGCGTGGGCTTAATGCTGGCCTCGGCACTGTGTCGCGGCGCAAATTTGTGGCGGGGGCCTCGGCCCTGGCCCTGGGTGCCGGTGTGGCGCCCTTCGTCAGCCGCCTTGCCATGGCGGCCGGCGAAGTGAAGGTCTTGAACTGGCAGGGTTACGGCACGGACGAGAAATGGGCGCTTGAGATCTTCAAGAAGGCGACCGGCCTCGATGTCGTGCACGATTATTACAACTCCGAATCGGAGATGATCACCAAGCTGCAGACCAATCCGGGCACCTACGACGTCATCGTCACCAATTCCGCCTGGAACGATCGCGCCTCGGAACTCGGCGTCATCCAGCCGATCGATACCGCGCAGATCAGCCATTACGGCGATCTCAACCCGGCCTTCCGCGACTCGCCGCTCTTGGAAGCCGACGGCAAGGTCTATGGCGTCTCTTGGGTCTGGGGCATCACGGCGATCGGCTATTCGACCGAAGTCTTCAAGGAAGCGCCGAAATCGCTAGAAACCCTTTGGGATTCGAAGCTCGCCAAGCGCGTTTCGTTCCGCGATGACGCGATCGAGGCGGTCAGCTTTGGCGCCATCGCCACGGGCCAGGACATGAACCACCCGAAGGACCTTGCCAAGGTGAAGGAAAAGCTCCTCGCCCTGAAGCCCAACATCGCCATGCTGTGGACCTCGGAAGACGAGTGGAACAAGTCGTTCCAGGCCAAGACCTTCGACATCTCGGTCTACTGGTCGGGTTCGGCCCTGCGCTCGAAGAACAATTTCAAGCTGCCGGTCGGCTTCGTCGTGCCGGATGAGGGTGCTGTCGGCTGGTTCGACGGCCTTGCCATCGGCAAGGACGCGCCCAATGCCGAAGGTGCCCATAAGTTCATCGATTTCATGATCGACCCGACCTTCTATGTCGAATGGGCCACCAAGATCGGTGCTCCGGCCTCGGCCAACAATGCGGCGATGGCGGCGATGCCCGAAGGCGACGACAAGACCCTTTATTCCGACCAGGCAGCCATCAAGCGGCTGCAATTCATGGCGCCGCTCACCGATAAGGAGCGCCAGGATTTCTCTGATCTTTGGACCGAAGTTAAGACCGAGTTCGCGAAGTAA